From a single Cryptococcus neoformans var. neoformans B-3501A chromosome 3, whole genome shotgun sequence genomic region:
- a CDS encoding hypothetical protein (HMMPfam hit to HIG_1_N, Hypoxia induced protein conserved region, score: 48.8, E(): 1.5e-11) — translation MSIPVSSDPSKRSWPQKIFDKCKEQPFVPLGAGATVAALLGASYHLRKGNRTRFNQFLRFRIYAQGVTVVALLIYGSQELAAREKAGVVKRKDDRIVVYPQTSPSPAAPEPFVRSDEPSALPESLSSAVDAKSNAYPLRKEERMKVSEFAKRLKEAEALQKEEDVSRRR, via the exons ATGTCCATCCCCGTATCATCAGACCCCTCCAAGAGAAGCTGGCCCCAAAAGATCTTCGACAAATGCAAAGAACAACCTTTTGTGCCCCTCG GTGCTGGTGCGACCGTAGCTGCACTCCTCGGGGCCAGCTACCATCTGAGAAAAGGTAATAGGACGCGATTCAATCAGTTTTTAAGATTCCGAATCTA TGCTCAAGGTGTGACCGTTGTGGCCCTATTGATCTATGGAAGTCAAGAACTTGCTGCCAGAGAAAAGGCTGGCGTTGTAAAGCGCAAGGATGACCGCA TTGTTGTCTACCCGCAAACGTCTCCTTCCCCGGCTGCTCCTGAGCCCTTCGTGCGCTCTGATGAACCTTCTGCCTTACCGGAATCACTATCTTCTGCTGTTGACGCTAAGTCTAATGCCTATCCtctgaggaaggaggagagaatgaaggTGTCTGAGTTCGCgaagaggttgaaggaggCAGAAGCGCTgcaaaaagaggaagatgtaTCGAGACGCCGGTAA
- a CDS encoding hypothetical protein (Match to ESTs gb|CF185728.1|CF185728, gb|CF185727.1|CF185727; HMMPfam hit to DHDPS, Dihydrodipicolinate synthetase family, score: 67.9, E(): 2.6e-17), which produces MPAATISPKTLPPGVYCPTITFFEPTAEQNLDVETHVKHMEFLAKSGLAGVVVQGSTAEAVTLDDEERKTLIRTAKEAFKRCGNHGPVIAGTVGAQSSRQALKLCQDAAEAGADFALVLPPSYYPAAMSADAIQSFFEELASASPIPIIIYSYPGVCSGINMDTDLICRLARHPNIAGVKHTDHDVGRIGRETAQSMGNAFGSPFTILGGASDYLLGTVAVGGQGAITGMANVAPRVCVKAFELARAGRYEEALQYARVISTAEWGMGKGAILGTKYMTAWANDYAPTAALARKPLPLCPESTKQHVRAVGTEIVALERSLEQQGWAGAAMRGETQSEKVLAPSKKINGIVNGAEEVAI; this is translated from the exons ATGCCTGCCGCTACTATTAGCCCTAAGACCTTGCCTCCTGGCGTTTATTGTCCTACTATCACCTTTTTCGAACCTACTGCCGAGCAGAATTTGGATGTCGAGACTCATGTGAAGCACATGGAGTTCCTCGCAAAATCTGGATTAGCTGGTGTCGTCGTCCAAGGATCGACTGCGGAGGCTGTAACTCtggacgacgaagagagaaagact CTTATCAGAACTGCGAAAGAGGCTTTCAAAAGATGTGGGAACCACGGACCTGTGATTGCGGGTACAGTTGGTGCTCAGTCTTCTCGCCAAGCTCTTAAACTTTGCCAGGATGCTGCCGAAGCTGGCGCCGATTTCGCACTCGTGCTCCCTCCCTCTTACTACCCAGCTGCCATGTCAGCTGACGCCATCCAGTCTTTCTTTGAAGAA CTTGCCAGCGCTTCTCCAAttcccatcatcatttattCCTATCCCGGAGTTTGCAGCGGGATCAACATGGACACCGACTTGATTTGTCGACTTGCTCGACACCCTAACATTGCTGGCGTAAAGCACACTGATCATGACGTCGGAAGGATTGGGCGGGAGACTGCTCAGTCTATGGGCAATGCCTTTGGTT CTCCTTTCACAATTTTGGGTGGTGCCTCAGACTATCTTCTGGGCACCGTTGCTGTTGGTGGCCAAGGCGCCATTACCGGCATGGCCAATGTCGCTCCTCGCGTCTGCGTCAAAGCTTTTGAGCTCGCACGAGCTGGCCGATACGAGGAAGCTTTGCAGTATGCCAGGGTGATTTCTACTGCCGAATGGGGCATGGGCAAGGGTGCCATCCTCGGGACCAAG TACATGACTGCCTGGGCCAATGATTACGCCCCTACAGCGGCTCTTGCTAGAAAACCGTTGCCCCTGTGCCCTGAATCAACCAAGCAACATGTCCGAGCGGTTGGGACCGAGATAGTAGCTCTCGAACGCTCATTGGAACAGCAAGGATGGGCTGGAGCAGCTATGAGGGGAGAAACGCAAAGCGAGAAAGTACTTGCTCCTTCGAAGAAGATCAACGGCATTGTGAACGGTGCGGAAGAAGTGGCCATTTGA